TAACCCTTATAACAGGCATAGCAGGGAGTGGGAAAACAATCTTCGGAATCCACTTTATTTATAAAAACTGTCTTGAAGGCAGAAAATGCATGGTAATTGCTACCGAAGAAACCCCTGAGGATGTTCTCTACCAGGCAAGTCTTTTAGGGCGCGACCTTACCCCGTACTATGAGAGCGGACAGCTTATTATAGAAAATATCTTCGAGAACCGTTCCGAAATGATAGGACAGACCAGGTATGGGTTCAAGCCTGAAAGTCTGGATATTGAAATTCCCAATCTTGTAGAATTAATACACGAAGGAACGGAATGTCTTGTTATAGACAATATAGGCACCTTTGCTCTCAGGGTGTCCATAAAAAGGCTCAGGGACCAGTTTGATGCGCTGAATTACCTGGTAAGGAAAAAAGGCTGTACTGCGCTTTTAATCATGGATGAGTCAGCACACAACATAACCCACCAGCTTGCTGAATATTCGGTTTACGGGTCTATTCGCCTGCTGGTAAGAGAAAATTGTTACCTTGGAAAAATGGAGCGCTACCTGAGTATACCCAAGATGCGCAGCACTCCTGTTTCTCCTGAGATGTCTGTTTTTGAAATCACATCCGAAGGGATAAAGATTCGTGAGTCCGGGGGAGGAAACCTTGTGGAATAAAAAAAGCAAACCGAAAATTCTTATTGTAGATGACATGCCTGAAAACCTAGAGCTTATTGAAGCTTATCTTTCAGTAGAACCCTATGATGTCATTACTGCCAGTAGCGGGAAAGAAGCTATTCAGAAATTAGAGGAAGAGGAACTTGATATGATTCTCCTGGACGTCATGATGCCCGAGATGAGCGGTTATGATGTCTGTAAAATCGTCAAAGGCTATCCTAAAACTCAATTTATCCCGGTTTTGATGCTTACTGCGCTTTCCCAGATTGAAGATAGGA
This region of Methanosarcina flavescens genomic DNA includes:
- a CDS encoding ATPase domain-containing protein, which codes for MDRVSTGIEELDRKLSGGYPVNKVTLITGIAGSGKTIFGIHFIYKNCLEGRKCMVIATEETPEDVLYQASLLGRDLTPYYESGQLIIENIFENRSEMIGQTRYGFKPESLDIEIPNLVELIHEGTECLVIDNIGTFALRVSIKRLRDQFDALNYLVRKKGCTALLIMDESAHNITHQLAEYSVYGSIRLLVRENCYLGKMERYLSIPKMRSTPVSPEMSVFEITSEGIKIRESGGGNLVE